Within the Prochlorococcus sp. MIT 1300 genome, the region CAAGAGACTCCAATTCCTTTTGTAAGACACTTTGAAAGAGAGTCATTAGGAAATTAACTTCATCAATTGGTCTTGACCAATTTTCAGTAGAAAAGGCATATGCAGTTAATGCTCCTATTCGCAAATCACTGCAAAGTCTCAAAGTATTTTTTAGAGCTTCAACACCTGCACGATGTCCCATCATTCTTGGCAAGCCACGTGCCTTGGCCCACCGACCATTACCATCCATGATGACAGCAATATGCTCAGGCATCCTTTTAGGATCCAATCCATTAATGGACGCACAGACTGATGAATGCTCTGCACTACTGGCCAAACGGCTGGTCACTTAAATGATTCTTGGTTTGTACTACTGATACCACCTTTAGGAGGAGGTGTAGCAGACTCTAGAGAACTAGTTGAATTTAGCTGGAGATTTGGAGAATTCTTGTTAGACGAAGATCCTGATGTGGTCTCAATCAACTCTTTCAAAAGATCCAACAACCTACTACTAGTAATAGGCCGTTCAAGTTTTCCCTGATTGGCTAAAGACAAGGTCCCCGTCTCCTCAGAAACAACAACACAAATACACCTATCAAACCTTTCGGTTATTCCTAGAGCTGCCAAATGCCTAGTGCCATATCGACTGATGCCTTGCCTAGACAAAGGCAAAATCACTCCTGCTGAAATAATGCGATTACCTTTGACCAGAACTGCTCCATCATGAAGTGGTGTATCTGATGCAAAAAGATTGAGCAACAACTCACTGCTTAACTGAGCATCAATATCAACACCCGGATAAAGAAAGTC harbors:
- the cdaA gene encoding diadenylate cyclase CdaA: MNLRELLDPRLLIDVLLASGLGVLLFSRVKEQRTLWLLRGYLFLVSLAWFVQKSQSLPLTSKLIDALVLACSLSLAILWQGELRRLMELLGTGRLAVLFGKPQNEFIASESTVSQLTEAAGRLSQSRRGALVVVDMGSDLRPEDFLYPGVDIDAQLSSELLLNLFASDTPLHDGAVLVKGNRIISAGVILPLSRQGISRYGTRHLAALGITERFDRCICVVVSEETGTLSLANQGKLERPITSSRLLDLLKELIETTSGSSSNKNSPNLQLNSTSSLESATPPPKGGISSTNQESFK